Below is a window of Methanocorpusculum sp. DNA.
ATGCCGGGGTGAGTGTGCTTACAAAAAATCCGTTCAAGGTGCTTCTCCCCAAGAAAAGCGTGCTCTCCGGATGCGGGGGTACGGCGTCCTATCTGGATCCGGAGAAACTGCCGGTGCTTGAGTCATGCATCCCGGTCCCGAAAAATATTCTGAAACACGAATTTTCGAGCGACGTGATCAAGGCAGGCGGATTTGGGGTGAAGGCGTTTGCCGATGGAAAGATCGCGGCATCTGCAGAGGATCTTGGTCAGTTCACTGCGCTGGACAAGGTCGTTGGTCGATTACTCATGGAAGGGATCCCGTCGGAAAGCACCGCCGTCCTTGTTTCAGGAAAGGTGACGGCAGACCTTGTCAGGAAATGTCTGCATGCAAAGATCTCGGTGCTGGCGTCAAAACTTCCGCCAACGCATCTTGCGGCCGAAGTGGCGAAGAACGGCAAGCTGACATTGGTTTATTAAATTGAAAAGAGGGGTGATGGAGTAGAATATTGTTTCCACTTCCTTCCATCATGAAATCTTTTGATAGATTCTAACGTTTCAGCGTTCATTTGGAGAAAAGAAGATTTTATGTTTCCTTTCCAGCTACTCGATCAAGATGCTCTAAATATTTAGTAATGAATGTCTTATTTGAATAATCCGTATTTAAATTCTGCAAAAATCCGAACGGTTTCCAGCCAAATATTTTGAAATTTACCAAGTTTCCATTTATTCCCGTTTCTCTGTAATTTAGAAAATTATCGACTCCTTCATCTAAAACACCTTTTCGTGGCAATAAGAAATCGGCCAAGGACCACCCATAACCACCATTACAATGACACTGATAAACAGCCTTCTTTGGGGGAAAAATATGAAGTCCTATTTCCCCATTTTTCTTTTCCAGCATAAATTCAGCATATGATAGATATCCACGTGCTGTGATAGATACTCCCCCAATATCGCCATGACCAAAAATCCATATTTGTGATATATTAGGATTTAATAAAATGTCCCTCAACATCTCACTGTCCGTACATAGATAGAATTGATATGCAAGGTCACGAAGAGCAAGTCCCTTAGCCAAAGTTAGTGCAGTGTAGTCAAATGAATCACGATATACATTTGCATTACGTGCAACAATAATTGCCGTATGCATCTCATCTGAACAATGTGAACCGTATTTTTCCATTTTATTATATGCGCTCTTCTCGGAACTTATCTTGGTAATTGATGCCAAAATAATTAAAAAAGGAAGAAACATGAAAAATAATTCAAGATTATATTCATAGTTTTGGATTGAAATTAGAGAGAAGATCACTCCACAAACTATTATTGATAAGGTAGTTAAGAAATATGATCGCTTAAGATCATAAAGAAACTTTACAAATAACATACAGATAAGGGCAATAAATATCCAGAAAAGACAGATAATCCCAATTGACTTGGGTGCTATAAATGGAACAACTATGATTTCATCGTAAACTAATGCCAAAAATACATATAATAGGATAATAATTAGATTAAGATATAATTTGCATTGGTATTTCAACTTTTGAGCGACTAGATAATCTTGAAATAATGTTAGTTGTTTAGTAGATTCAGATGTCATATAGATCACCGTTTATCCAATACGCAATAAAATTCATCTAACTTTCCTCTAACAATTTGATGTACTTCCTTAGCCGATTGTTTTTCAAGCGACTGATCCGGAAATGCAGACAGAAGATCTGAATAAAAATTACTTTCTTTCACAACCATACAAAACTGTTCAAAATCTACATCTTGGATACGGTCATTATCAAACTGTTTATAGAAAGAGCGAGCAAGACGGCATTTGAAAATTATCTGCATGATTTCTTTTATTTCTGAAAAATTTTGACTTAAGAATAACACATAGTGATAAGCTACACCATACCTCAAATAAGGAATAATATTATAGGTAGAACAAGAGAGAATGACATCCAATGCTTGATAAATAAATCCATATATAGCTGCAAAAAATTTAGATCCATCTAACCCAATTCCATCGATAGAGAGTAAATCATCGTTTAATGCAAGCTCTAATCTCTCTCTAAAAGCTTTGGATGGATCATCAGAATCAGAAAGAATCAAACTCTTTTCAAGTTCATTACGTAAACCACTGCAAATATCATCAATTGTCTCATATGTGGTAAAATATTCTTGAATGGATTTGGGTTTGTTCTTGAATAAATCTAAAAATACATTGGTCGAATTTTTTTGTATCAATTTTTGGTGATCCTTATTCAAAGAACGTAATGGCAATATCAGAATATGATTTCCATATTTTGATAGAATCTGAATGTTATTTGTAACAGAATTTATGATTTGCTTCTTCACTCTATGCAGAAAATCAGGATCACCACAATTTGCAACAACATTGGCATAAATCGACACTTGGTCATCGAGGATATGAACATCACCTAAAAGCATGAATGGATAGTGCTCAAAAAGATCTAAATCTAAAAATGTTGCAGCGGTAAATGCGTAGACATCTTGTGAAGAAGAAAGATTGCGCAAATATAAATCAACAATTTCCTGATTTGTTGTCCAGAAAATAGAGATTTCATCTAGGATGGGATTCGAAATATCATCGGCAGATATTATATCTACAATTTTTTCCAGCAGTATTTTATATTCTGTTTGAATAGAACAGATTTTCTCAAGAAGTAAATTCTTATTCATCAAAATCCAAAACCCCCTTGATTAGAGATTCAGGAATTCCATAAAGTTCATCCAGTAACTTCACTGTCTTATTCATTACCATTACACAATCCGGTAAGACATTCTTCAATTTTTGTTCGTCATTTATATCAGGGACACAATGATATCTATGAGCTGGATTATTGCATTTTAGTAAAGAACTTTCACGTATTGCCCCCCACAAACCATGTTCAAATGCTGAGTCATAATCATAATATAAATCATATAACTCTTTTTCATCAACTTCAATGGCTTTTGGTCGAATAGAGATCTTATCAAAATACGTCGTGTCCATGTCAAGAAATTCTTCTATTTTGAATTCGTTGATTAATAACTCCAAATAATTATAAGGAACATGAGAGTCCTGACGAATATTTGGATACGATCTTGCCCGTGCAACAATTAATTTATATTGACCTATTCCATATTCCTGGAACTCTTTCCAAACATCAGGGTGAGTGGTTTCCAGATTGAGCAAATATTTTAACATAATATAATTCTCAATTAGAACTCTGACCGAACTTCGACCAACAATTGTATTTTGTAATTTGTAATCAGTAATTTCTTTTAATCGTTTGTAGGAATACGTTGCAATGCCAAGTATTACC
It encodes the following:
- a CDS encoding formate dehydrogenase accessory sulfurtransferase FdhD, with product MTAFLNGLLNEQPVSLTVNGRGLATVMMLRDMTEEFAVGYLTTEGIVPYADIESVMQNDAGVSVLTKNPFKVLLPKKSVLSGCGGTASYLDPEKLPVLESCIPVPKNILKHEFSSDVIKAGGFGVKAFADGKIAASAEDLGQFTALDKVVGRLLMEGIPSESTAVLVSGKVTADLVRKCLHAKISVLASKLPPTHLAAEVAKNGKLTLVY